A DNA window from Nitrospira sp. contains the following coding sequences:
- a CDS encoding tRNA nucleotidyltransferase (MaGe:77310003), producing MPVRFRLEDPALVAPLRQIERLIRQAGGRLWLVGGCVRDLILERQPRDLDLEVSGIPAGQLHSLLTEHFSVQFVGRAFGVFTLSGLPIDISLPMRRPLDDATIPGLLQQADPAMEIDESLSRRDFTMNAMAWDPDTLDFRDPFHGRDDLATSTLRHVSERFAEDPLRALRGMQLAARYNLTGAPETLALCQSLTQDQLPSERIWEEWKKLLLQGTSPSKGLQWLNDCGWLRFYPELTALRGCPQDPVWHPEGDVWIHTLHCLDWFATERTGQSEDDLAVGLGVLCHDFGKPATTKEEFGRITARGHEPEGEAPTRQFLARLTNQTGLADEVAALVLCHLRPGALYEGQASDSAVRRLARHVGRIDRLVRVARADQAGRPPKPFDGFPAGEWLLRKARELDVETQGPAPIVMGRHLLAMGISPGPAMGKHLDDCYEAQLDGLFTTLDEGLAYACRMLASSL from the coding sequence TTGCCCGTTCGCTTCCGCCTTGAAGACCCCGCGCTCGTTGCGCCCCTCCGCCAGATTGAACGCCTCATTCGCCAGGCAGGCGGCAGGCTCTGGCTCGTCGGCGGATGCGTGCGAGACCTGATTCTCGAACGGCAGCCCCGCGATCTTGACCTTGAAGTCTCCGGCATTCCCGCCGGCCAGCTGCACAGTCTTCTCACCGAACATTTCTCCGTCCAGTTTGTCGGCCGGGCCTTCGGCGTGTTCACGCTCAGCGGCCTGCCGATCGACATCTCGCTGCCCATGCGGCGCCCTCTGGATGACGCGACTATTCCCGGCTTGCTCCAGCAGGCCGATCCCGCGATGGAGATCGACGAATCCCTGTCGCGCCGCGACTTCACGATGAACGCCATGGCCTGGGATCCCGATACCCTAGATTTCCGCGACCCCTTTCACGGTCGCGACGACCTGGCAACCAGCACCCTGCGCCACGTCTCCGAACGCTTCGCCGAAGACCCGTTGCGCGCGCTGCGCGGCATGCAACTGGCCGCGCGCTACAACCTGACGGGGGCACCGGAGACGCTCGCGCTCTGCCAATCCCTCACGCAAGACCAGCTCCCGAGCGAACGGATCTGGGAAGAATGGAAGAAGCTTCTACTGCAAGGCACCTCTCCGTCGAAGGGGCTACAGTGGCTGAACGACTGCGGCTGGCTCCGGTTCTATCCGGAACTCACTGCCTTGCGCGGATGTCCGCAAGATCCGGTATGGCACCCAGAGGGCGATGTCTGGATTCACACGCTCCACTGCCTGGACTGGTTCGCTACGGAACGTACCGGGCAGTCAGAGGACGATCTGGCCGTCGGCCTGGGCGTACTCTGTCACGACTTCGGCAAGCCAGCCACGACAAAAGAAGAGTTTGGGCGCATCACCGCGCGCGGCCATGAGCCAGAAGGAGAGGCTCCAACCAGGCAATTTCTGGCCCGGCTCACCAATCAAACCGGCCTGGCCGATGAAGTCGCAGCTCTTGTGCTCTGTCATTTGCGCCCCGGCGCGCTCTATGAGGGACAGGCCTCGGACAGCGCGGTTCGCCGTCTCGCCAGGCATGTAGGCCGCATCGACCGCCTCGTGCGCGTGGCCCGCGCCGATCAGGCCGGACGGCCGCCGAAACCGTTCGACGGTTTTCCAGCCGGCGAATGGCTGCTCAGGAAAGCGCGTGAATTGGACGTTGAGACGCAAGGCCCTGCGCCAATCGTGATGGGCCGCCATCTCCTCGCGATGGGGATTTCACCGGGCCCAGCAATGGGCAAACATCTCGACGACTGCTACGAAGCCCAGTTAGACGGCTTGTTCACCACGCTCGATGAAGGCCTGGCTTACGCCTGTCGGATGCTCGCGTCTTCTCTATAA
- a CDS encoding hypothetical protein (Evidence 5 : Unknown function; MaGe:77310005) codes for MSKVLPQMTHLARLIAFFYCVLMLTLSALLGALHADQAQYIYDDLGRLSQVIDGQGHVAIYSYDAVGNLLSIARNTGGVGAPTITGLTPNSGAAGSTVAVTLTGTNLTGAALATDNPGIQVRNVVTTPLAAT; via the coding sequence ATGTCTAAGGTTCTGCCACAGATGACACACCTAGCCCGGCTCATCGCCTTCTTCTATTGTGTGCTCATGCTCACTCTATCCGCTTTGCTCGGTGCTCTTCATGCCGACCAGGCGCAATACATCTATGACGACTTGGGCCGTCTGTCGCAGGTGATTGATGGGCAGGGGCATGTCGCGATCTATAGTTACGATGCCGTCGGCAATCTGCTCTCCATTGCCCGCAACACTGGCGGTGTCGGCGCGCCGACGATCACGGGCTTGACGCCGAACAGCGGCGCGGCGGGATCGACCGTGGCCGTGACGCTCACCGGCACGAATCTCACCGGCGCGGCGCTGGCAACGGACAACCCCGGTATTCAGGTCCGGAATGTCGTCACGACACCACTTGCCGCAACCTAA
- a CDS encoding Sulfur carrier protein TtuB (MaGe:77310002), with product MQVQLSHPSRTVEVKGPKKAKDLLKELNLVVEAHLVIRGDELVTEDEMLYDNDTIEIRPVISGGSPGLANQS from the coding sequence ATGCAGGTACAACTCAGCCACCCGTCCAGAACCGTCGAAGTCAAAGGCCCGAAGAAGGCCAAGGATCTCTTGAAAGAACTCAATCTTGTCGTGGAAGCACATCTCGTCATCCGCGGGGATGAACTGGTGACCGAAGACGAGATGCTCTACGACAACGATACGATCGAAATCCGCCCGGTGATCTCCGGCGGATCGCCAGGCCTCGCGAACCAGTCATGA
- a CDS encoding Nucleotidyltransferase domain-containing protein (MaGe:77310006), whose amino-acid sequence MAVQASDSVIERMVQRLVAGLSPERIYLFGSRARGEAGPDSDYDLLVVVRTSTLPRYRRDQAAFEALLGVGVAKDVLVLTHDEFERQRTVVCSLPATVEREGVLLYAA is encoded by the coding sequence ATGGCCGTACAAGCAAGCGATTCGGTGATTGAGAGAATGGTGCAGCGTCTTGTCGCTGGGTTATCGCCTGAGCGCATCTACCTGTTTGGTTCGCGGGCCCGAGGGGAGGCTGGGCCAGACAGCGATTACGATTTGCTCGTCGTCGTCCGAACATCGACTCTGCCTCGCTATCGTCGTGACCAGGCTGCCTTTGAGGCGTTGCTGGGAGTCGGCGTCGCCAAGGATGTGCTGGTGCTGACCCATGACGAGTTCGAGCGCCAGCGGACCGTCGTCTGCTCGTTGCCGGCCACGGTGGAACGAGAAGGTGTGCTCCTCTATGCAGCCTGA
- a CDS encoding exported protein of unknown function (Evidence 5 : Unknown function; MaGe:77310008), translating to MRVREITKAIIGVLVATTLLFSVAPALADQATYIYDDLGRLSQVIDGQGHVAIYSYDAVGNLLSIARNTGDFSWEG from the coding sequence ATGCGAGTGCGTGAGATAACGAAGGCGATCATCGGAGTGCTTGTGGCGACCACGCTGTTGTTCAGCGTGGCACCAGCACTCGCCGACCAAGCCACGTATATCTACGACGACCTGGGCCGGTTGTCGCAGGTGATCGACGGGCAGGGGCATGTTGCGATCTATAGCTACGATGCCGTCGGCAATCTGCTCTCCATTGCCCGCAACACGGGAGACTTCTCATGGGAGGGCTGA
- a CDS encoding hypothetical protein (Evidence 5 : Unknown function; MaGe:77310011), which translates to MFYKTEQECREIAECLGYDHGKLARAESAPPCSGCIRVFIEDERARSFAIANKLVSFLDDFSSCLTWVNEYGIWPSWENWHLYNRLRSSYGDLRELHTAPGHKFYGYERPDLITLIDLMILFGWGGHVLASSGAMYISHDGWVRIFVSDKNEEILQELESWQLKFEVE; encoded by the coding sequence ATGTTTTACAAGACCGAACAAGAATGTAGAGAGATAGCTGAATGTCTTGGATATGATCACGGCAAACTGGCTCGTGCAGAGTCGGCACCGCCATGTTCCGGTTGTATTCGAGTGTTTATTGAGGACGAGCGTGCTCGATCATTCGCTATTGCGAACAAACTTGTATCTTTTTTAGATGATTTTTCATCGTGCCTCACATGGGTTAATGAGTATGGGATTTGGCCATCATGGGAGAACTGGCACCTATACAACAGGCTGCGCAGCTCCTATGGGGATCTAAGGGAATTACACACCGCCCCAGGCCATAAGTTCTATGGATATGAACGTCCAGATCTCATAACGCTCATCGATCTTATGATTCTGTTTGGATGGGGAGGGCATGTGCTGGCTTCATCCGGGGCCATGTATATTTCCCATGATGGATGGGTACGTATATTTGTGTCAGATAAAAATGAAGAGATTCTCCAGGAGCTTGAATCGTGGCAGCTTAAATTTGAGGTTGAATAA
- a CDS encoding hypothetical protein (Evidence 5 : Unknown function; MaGe:77310004) has product MFGEKTVQLAGGNAGDFKVKIAGLPFENQVSHASADEPEPAACLANEAFNLAEGRNERGVFKAEANGQSRLQV; this is encoded by the coding sequence ATGTTCGGTGAGAAGACTGTGCAGCTGGCCGGCGGGAATGCCGGAGACTTCAAGGTCAAGATCGCGGGGCTGCCGTTCGAGAATCAGGTCTCGCACGCATCCGCCGACGAGCCAGAGCCTGCCGCCTGCCTGGCGAATGAGGCGTTCAATCTGGCGGAGGGGCGCAACGAGCGCGGGGTCTTCAAGGCGGAAGCGAACGGGCAATCAAGGCTCCAAGTCTAA
- a CDS encoding hypothetical protein (Evidence 5 : Unknown function; MaGe:77310010), translated as MTVAAEQEPIFVERRGHAMDRVVKSTNPLDRRTLTTYADSTTVAMAYDAVGNVTKLTDSASGVIDWAYDVLDRVAQEVTPQGIVSYSYDVLSRRLSMRANAQAPVTYGYDANSQLTQVAQGPLSGILSHDALGRRTQLQRSNGVNTTYNYDPASRLLGITHAKGSTVLEQLAHGFDQADNKTQVNHLIQTATALPPAVTAAYDAVNAQTQFTGATAQTLGYDPNGNLATTTEPAGATTYTWDSRDRLTGLTSPTVTASFQYDALDRRIGKTINGVTSSYQYDGADLLAEIGSAQASYLSTLNIDEPIVRQTSSGNEFYLANDLGSTLALTDDTGAVTTSYTYGPFGETSATGATSGNPIQFTGRENDGTGLYYYRARYYSPGHGRFLSEDPLEFGAGDTNLYGYVGNSPTNFTDPFGEKIKLPPGLNKCIVGMVKAIAKIAGINLTLRKPEVDPADLLDAAKGCIGTGSSGKNAATPSQNPTKGGPKSLKDQAVDLLPLNDGKNRVTLRSPSQRMDVDLAGKTHGGVPTPHTKVSPVNPQAPNQPAYNTRNAPVNPSTQQDIRTVRRYLESKQ; from the coding sequence ATGACGGTTGCAGCTGAACAAGAACCGATATTTGTTGAGCGACGTGGGCATGCGATGGATCGCGTTGTTAAGAGCACGAATCCGCTCGACCGCCGCACCCTCACCACCTATGCCGACAGTACGACAGTCGCGATGGCTTACGATGCGGTGGGCAATGTCACCAAGCTGACCGACAGCGCCAGCGGGGTTATCGACTGGGCTTACGACGTGCTCGATCGCGTCGCGCAGGAAGTCACGCCACAGGGGATCGTAAGCTACAGCTACGATGTCCTGAGCCGCCGGCTCTCCATGCGGGCGAACGCCCAAGCGCCAGTCACCTATGGCTACGATGCGAATTCGCAGCTCACACAGGTGGCGCAAGGCCCGCTCTCCGGCATCCTCTCGCACGATGCTCTCGGTCGCCGCACGCAGTTGCAACGGTCTAACGGGGTCAACACGACCTACAATTACGATCCGGCTTCACGGCTCTTGGGGATCACCCATGCGAAGGGGAGTACGGTTCTGGAGCAGCTCGCCCATGGCTTCGACCAAGCGGACAATAAGACGCAGGTCAACCACCTGATACAGACGGCCACGGCACTCCCACCGGCCGTCACGGCCGCCTATGATGCGGTGAATGCGCAGACGCAATTCACTGGCGCCACCGCGCAAACTCTGGGTTACGATCCGAACGGCAACCTGGCCACTACCACGGAACCAGCCGGAGCCACAACCTATACGTGGGACAGCCGGGATCGCCTCACGGGCCTCACCAGTCCAACCGTCACGGCCAGTTTTCAGTACGACGCGCTGGATCGCCGGATCGGCAAGACGATCAACGGCGTCACCAGCAGCTATCAGTACGATGGCGCCGATCTCCTCGCCGAGATCGGTTCCGCCCAAGCCAGCTATCTGAGCACGCTCAACATTGATGAGCCGATTGTCCGGCAGACGTCAAGCGGGAACGAATTCTATCTCGCCAACGACCTCGGCTCGACCCTGGCCTTGACCGACGATACTGGCGCCGTGACGACGAGCTATACCTATGGGCCGTTCGGTGAGACGAGCGCGACAGGCGCGACGAGCGGCAATCCCATCCAGTTCACAGGCCGCGAGAACGATGGCACCGGCCTCTATTACTACCGCGCGCGCTACTACAGCCCAGGCCATGGACGATTCCTGAGCGAAGATCCGCTGGAGTTCGGTGCAGGCGATACGAATCTGTATGGCTACGTGGGGAATAGCCCGACGAACTTTACTGATCCGTTCGGTGAAAAGATCAAGCTCCCGCCGGGATTGAACAAGTGCATTGTTGGGATGGTCAAGGCCATTGCGAAGATCGCCGGGATCAATCTCACCCTCCGCAAGCCGGAGGTTGATCCGGCCGATCTGCTAGATGCAGCGAAGGGGTGTATCGGAACCGGAAGTTCTGGAAAGAACGCTGCAACGCCATCGCAGAATCCTACAAAAGGTGGTCCAAAATCGCTGAAGGATCAGGCGGTTGATCTACTTCCACTTAATGATGGGAAGAATCGTGTAACGCTTCGATCTCCGAGCCAAAGAATGGATGTAGATTTAGCAGGCAAAACTCACGGTGGAGTTCCAACTCCTCACACAAAAGTTTCTCCAGTTAATCCGCAGGCGCCTAATCAACCTGCGTACAACACCAGAAATGCGCCCGTCAATCCTTCAACTCAGCAAGACATTCGGACAGTGCGTAGATATCTGGAATCAAAGCAATAG
- a CDS encoding HEPN domain-containing protein (MaGe:77310007): MQPDTAAAVRGWLIKAANDVRGAHIDLDADPPLIEDALFHCQQAAEKSLKGYLTAHDHPFKKTHDLDELSRACLEVDATLQAVVQPAIPLTVFAWEFRYPGDTIVPSLAEARQALALAQALHAAILQRLPPLCHP; this comes from the coding sequence ATGCAGCCTGATACGGCGGCGGCAGTTCGAGGCTGGCTGATCAAAGCCGCCAACGACGTGCGTGGCGCCCATATTGACCTCGACGCAGATCCCCCACTCATTGAGGACGCCCTGTTTCATTGCCAGCAGGCCGCCGAGAAATCCCTCAAGGGGTATCTCACCGCGCACGATCACCCGTTTAAGAAAACGCACGATCTGGATGAGTTGAGCCGCGCCTGTCTGGAAGTGGATGCGACATTGCAGGCGGTCGTGCAGCCCGCAATCCCTCTCACCGTCTTTGCCTGGGAATTTCGGTATCCCGGCGACACCATCGTGCCGTCCTTGGCAGAGGCGCGACAGGCTCTCGCGCTGGCACAAGCACTCCACGCGGCGATTCTCCAGCGACTTCCCCCACTCTGTCATCCGTAG
- a CDS encoding hypothetical protein (Evidence 4 : Unknown function but conserved in other organisms; MaGe:77310009) has product MEKNFRIGQSNELVRDGKVFDLHNCYDYKGIILKGSRLLLIFFEPNLQHDGGQAPILLEFAKVTTFEVSQNFGGADVADLDEMGYKTIGDSDYNWLLDEQQATKDDDLVFRFDNNHFIRINSLVATLRDGIRLPVLELNG; this is encoded by the coding sequence ATGGAAAAGAATTTTAGAATTGGGCAAAGCAATGAGCTCGTAAGAGACGGCAAGGTTTTCGATCTGCACAATTGTTATGACTACAAGGGAATTATTCTAAAAGGATCTCGGCTTCTTCTTATTTTCTTTGAGCCTAATCTCCAGCATGACGGAGGCCAAGCTCCAATTCTGTTGGAGTTTGCTAAGGTCACCACCTTCGAGGTCAGTCAGAATTTTGGAGGGGCGGACGTAGCTGATCTTGATGAAATGGGGTACAAAACCATCGGAGATAGCGATTACAACTGGCTATTGGATGAACAGCAAGCAACCAAGGATGACGATCTAGTTTTCAGATTTGATAACAATCACTTCATTCGAATCAATAGCCTAGTAGCAACTCTTCGTGACGGGATTAGGCTGCCTGTATTGGAACTCAATGGGTGA
- a CDS encoding tRNA-5-methyluridine(54) 2-sulfurtransferase (MaGe:77310001) produces the protein MNCTKCKTRAVIDLPRHNAALCKNCFNYYVHDQVGRAIKSEKMFGKDDRILVAVSGGKDSLALWDVLLKMGYKADALYVNLGIGGYSEVSHAKVVTFAETVAAPHGAVLHVHTVEQEAGAGIKELAMLLHRPTCSTCGTIKRYQFNRVALEQKYDVMATGHNLDDEAARLLGNVLRWQEEYLDKQSPNLPASLDGFAKKVKPLFRLSERELAAYSVLNRIDYIVEECPMAKGARTLLYKEVLNRLETESPGTKQAFYCGFLDKQRKPDASPTTIAEKDQALLHPCTACGQPTIAEVCSYCKMMARAKAHSAS, from the coding sequence ATGAACTGCACAAAATGCAAAACCCGCGCGGTGATCGATCTGCCGCGACATAATGCCGCCCTCTGCAAAAATTGCTTCAACTACTATGTGCATGACCAGGTCGGCCGGGCCATTAAGTCTGAGAAGATGTTCGGGAAGGACGACCGCATCCTCGTCGCCGTGTCGGGCGGGAAAGACAGCCTGGCGCTCTGGGATGTGCTCCTCAAGATGGGCTACAAGGCCGACGCGCTCTACGTGAACCTCGGCATCGGCGGCTATTCAGAAGTGTCCCATGCCAAAGTGGTCACGTTTGCTGAAACCGTGGCCGCCCCGCATGGCGCAGTGCTGCATGTGCATACCGTCGAGCAGGAAGCCGGAGCCGGGATCAAGGAACTCGCCATGCTGCTTCACCGCCCGACCTGCTCTACCTGCGGCACGATCAAACGCTATCAGTTCAATCGCGTGGCGCTGGAACAGAAATATGATGTCATGGCGACGGGTCACAATCTCGACGACGAAGCCGCCCGCCTGCTGGGCAATGTGCTCCGCTGGCAGGAGGAGTATCTGGACAAACAATCTCCCAACCTGCCGGCCTCGCTCGACGGATTTGCGAAGAAAGTGAAGCCGCTCTTCCGCTTGTCCGAACGCGAATTGGCGGCCTACTCGGTGTTGAACCGAATCGATTACATCGTCGAAGAATGCCCCATGGCGAAAGGCGCCCGCACGCTGCTCTATAAAGAAGTGTTGAACCGGCTCGAAACAGAATCGCCCGGCACCAAGCAAGCCTTCTATTGCGGCTTTCTCGATAAGCAGCGCAAGCCGGATGCCTCCCCAACGACGATCGCCGAGAAAGACCAAGCCCTGCTGCACCCCTGCACGGCCTGCGGCCAGCCGACCATTGCCGAAGTCTGCTCCTACTGCAAGATGATGGCGCGAGCCAAAGCCCATTCTGCCTCATAA